Proteins found in one Microtus pennsylvanicus isolate mMicPen1 chromosome Y, mMicPen1.hap1, whole genome shotgun sequence genomic segment:
- the LOC142842049 gene encoding spindlin-2-like — MERCDRYQSEKKNGPSLQKQKLSRPCEALENIVGRRISHGWKEANEPVTHWKAIILDQLPTYPSLYLLKYDGIDCVYGLELHSDERILNRKILPNNVPFPQVTDTHLSNTIVGRAVKHTFMGTNGSKNDWNGMVLEEVPIMKTWFYITYKKDPVLYIYHLLDDYLECNLHIMPGSTECPPVEVTLELGRDSLEGKRVQYNKKDGTQEIGKIICQVPKKPSVYFMKFDNDFHIYVYDLVNVC, encoded by the exons aagaagaatgggccatcactccagaagcaaaaacttagtaggccttgtgaggccctggagaatattgttggccgcagaatttctcatggctggaaggaagccaatgaaccagtcacccattggaaagccatcattctagatcaactgccaacatatccctctctctatttgttgaaatatgatgggattgattgtgtctatggcttggagcttcatagtgatgaaaggattttaaaccgtaagatcctgcctaataatgtgccatttccacaggtgacagacactcatctctcaaacaccatagttggtagagcagtgaaacatacattcatgggcacaaatggctctaagaatgactggaacgggatggtcctagaagaggtgccaatcatgaagacctggttttatattacctacaagaaagatcccgtcttgtacatttaccacctcctggatgactacctggaatgcaacctccacatcatgccaggctcta ctgaatgtcctccagtagaggtgactttggaattaggcagggattccttggagggcaaaagagtgcagtacaacaaaaaagatggaacccaagagataggtaaaattatttgccaagttcccaaaaaaccttctgtgtatttcatgaagtttgataatgacttccatatctatgtctatgatttggtgaacgtctgttaa